One Sphingobium aromaticiconvertens genomic window carries:
- a CDS encoding MipA/OmpV family protein translates to MALFELSAGERRAAPAGQEIREHGLAWRHDVRPTPFKGEARHFPKRCEYLCMTLSSRIGRLAWPTLLLAALALPAAASAQSGDHVTLGAGAGVVPDYQGSDDYRFLPIPVIDAQFGQFFVSLRNGIGVNVIEIGPLTAGASVALVGGYRRRDVPDGIRRVSTTAGGRLFANLKLDNLSFTVGATKAVEGGTRGVVADASLSYALPVSDRMTVIPTIGTSWANGKHMNRYFGIDASEAIASGLPFYRAGSGFKDVSGLITASYRLDSHWSLGATGGVTRLLGDAADSPLNERRWQPSGFMSVAYTF, encoded by the coding sequence ATGGCGCTGTTCGAGCTCTCGGCGGGAGAGCGGCGCGCCGCGCCCGCTGGACAGGAAATCCGCGAGCACGGCCTGGCATGGCGCCACGATGTCCGGCCTACCCCTTTCAAGGGCGAGGCGCGCCATTTTCCGAAACGATGCGAGTATCTGTGCATGACGTTATCCAGCCGTATAGGGCGTCTCGCATGGCCAACTCTGCTGCTGGCGGCGCTGGCATTGCCGGCAGCGGCCAGTGCCCAGTCCGGCGATCATGTGACGCTCGGCGCCGGCGCCGGCGTCGTTCCCGACTATCAGGGCTCCGATGACTATCGGTTCCTGCCGATCCCCGTGATCGATGCGCAGTTCGGGCAGTTCTTCGTCAGCCTGCGCAATGGCATCGGCGTAAACGTCATCGAGATCGGCCCATTGACGGCGGGTGCGAGCGTAGCGCTGGTCGGCGGCTACAGGCGGCGTGATGTGCCCGACGGCATCCGGCGCGTCTCGACCACGGCCGGTGGCCGGCTCTTCGCGAACCTCAAGCTCGACAATCTGTCCTTCACGGTGGGCGCCACCAAGGCGGTGGAAGGCGGCACCCGGGGCGTGGTAGCGGATGCCAGCCTCTCTTATGCGCTCCCCGTCTCGGACCGGATGACGGTTATCCCGACGATCGGCACGAGCTGGGCGAACGGCAAGCATATGAATCGCTATTTCGGCATCGACGCGAGCGAAGCCATCGCCTCGGGCCTGCCCTTCTATCGTGCCGGAAGCGGCTTCAAGGACGTGTCGGGCCTCATCACCGCCAGCTATCGCCTTGATTCCCACTGGAGCCTTGGCGCGACAGGCGGCGTCACCCGGCTGCTCGGGGACGCCGCGGACAGCCCGCTGAACGAGCGCCGCTGGCAGCCGAGCGGCTTCATGTCCGTTGCCTACACCTTCTAA
- a CDS encoding universal stress protein, with the protein MARQRHVDEEKVLAAARHFGDLVREHQIGSEFRIVWRNALGDDGILRALHCDLIVAAHPKPADLPAGWSAERLLLTTGIPVLLVPNGWHGETIGENVLIAWNRSREARRAVNDAMPFINAAGRVTILTVDSDRHPDHFGPEPGSNLLEHLSRHGAHVDIANISSGGAPVAEVILGEAATRNADLVVIGAYSHPRTAEILFGGVTRSLLSGAHLPLLISR; encoded by the coding sequence ATGGCGCGGCAACGTCATGTAGATGAAGAGAAGGTGCTCGCTGCCGCCCGCCACTTTGGCGACCTGGTCCGCGAGCATCAAATCGGCTCGGAATTTCGCATCGTGTGGAGAAATGCTCTTGGCGACGACGGCATTTTACGAGCGCTGCATTGCGATCTCATTGTCGCGGCACATCCCAAACCGGCAGACCTTCCGGCAGGCTGGTCGGCCGAGCGACTGCTGCTAACCACCGGCATTCCGGTGTTGCTGGTCCCCAATGGGTGGCACGGGGAGACGATCGGCGAGAATGTGCTGATCGCATGGAATCGCAGCCGCGAGGCGCGGCGGGCGGTCAATGATGCGATGCCTTTCATCAACGCGGCTGGCCGTGTGACGATCCTGACCGTCGACAGCGACCGACATCCCGATCATTTCGGTCCTGAACCCGGCTCCAACCTTCTTGAGCACCTTTCCAGGCACGGTGCGCATGTCGATATCGCGAACATCTCCTCCGGGGGGGCGCCAGTCGCGGAAGTCATTCTTGGCGAGGCGGCCACGCGCAATGCCGATCTGGTGGTGATTGGGGCGTATAGCCATCCGCGCACCGCCGAAATCCTCTTTGGCGGCGTTACCCGGTCCTTGCTGTCCGGCGCTCACCTTCCGTTGCTGATCTCGCGATGA
- a CDS encoding phospholipase A produces the protein MIRYGGAVCIALGLAAGPTRAEAGTTASQIELVISAVADGDAYGAASVELRLLNSGSAPEAMALPPQIGAELTVNRSTSNISLERAPQTPAAVSVPAGGFTRARYILHLPPHTAAGEAVLAVPGWSAQRLAFAVGGSVSAPPPAPAGGGAGPATPRWDTSVPQTHLATNDVAAGNAFLSNLSAYAPIYAAYGPGTNSDARLQISFKYQLFGPSAAPDRRQSWEQGLHFAYTQRMFWDLGAKSSPFRNIDFVPELFYLAPTIGIGSGVSLGGQGGFRHESNGRSGAGSRSLNTLYVQPVASVALGSYRLSVGPRLWLYAGSLSDNPDIKRYRGNTGLFAEIGEDDGLRITTNTRLNFGSGKGAIDADISYPIDRLIGGNLNFYLFGQAFTGYGENLLDYNRRMTRLRVGLAIVR, from the coding sequence ATGATTAGATATGGCGGCGCTGTGTGCATCGCTCTCGGGTTGGCGGCGGGACCGACCCGCGCGGAAGCGGGTACGACAGCATCGCAGATTGAGCTTGTAATCAGCGCCGTTGCAGACGGGGATGCCTACGGCGCCGCCTCCGTCGAGCTTCGCCTGCTGAACAGCGGCTCCGCCCCCGAAGCCATGGCCCTGCCGCCGCAGATCGGAGCCGAACTGACGGTCAACCGCAGCACTAGCAATATCAGCCTTGAGCGGGCGCCGCAGACGCCGGCCGCCGTGAGTGTGCCTGCCGGTGGCTTCACTAGGGCACGTTACATCCTGCACCTGCCACCGCATACAGCCGCTGGAGAGGCAGTGCTGGCCGTACCCGGATGGAGCGCACAGCGCCTTGCGTTTGCGGTAGGAGGGAGCGTGTCCGCTCCGCCGCCGGCGCCGGCGGGTGGAGGCGCCGGTCCCGCGACCCCCCGTTGGGATACGTCTGTCCCGCAGACACACCTCGCGACCAATGACGTTGCGGCCGGCAATGCCTTCCTGTCCAATCTTTCCGCCTATGCGCCGATCTATGCCGCCTACGGTCCCGGCACGAATAGTGATGCCCGGCTGCAGATCAGTTTCAAATATCAGCTATTCGGCCCGTCGGCCGCGCCGGACCGGCGGCAATCATGGGAGCAGGGACTCCACTTCGCCTACACCCAGCGCATGTTCTGGGACCTCGGGGCCAAGTCGTCTCCCTTTCGCAACATCGACTTCGTGCCCGAGCTGTTCTACCTCGCTCCAACCATTGGCATCGGGAGCGGCGTCTCGCTCGGCGGCCAAGGCGGCTTCCGACATGAGTCCAACGGGCGATCGGGTGCGGGGTCCCGAAGCCTTAACACGCTCTATGTGCAGCCGGTGGCCTCGGTTGCCTTGGGGAGCTACCGCCTCAGCGTCGGTCCTCGTCTCTGGCTCTACGCCGGGAGCCTCAGCGACAATCCGGACATCAAGCGCTACCGTGGCAATACGGGCTTGTTTGCAGAGATCGGTGAGGACGACGGGCTTCGAATCACGACCAATACCCGGCTCAATTTCGGATCTGGCAAAGGCGCGATCGATGCCGACATATCCTACCCGATCGATCGACTGATCGGCGGAAACCTGAATTTCTATCTCTTCGGCCAAGCCTTCACGGGATATGGCGAGAACCTGCTCGACTATAACCGCCGCATGACCCGCCTCCGGGTCGGACTGGCGATCGTCCGGTGA
- a CDS encoding efflux RND transporter permease subunit: MARYFIDRPIFAWVIAIVLMLAGILAIRTLPIAQFPAIAPPAVAINVIYPGADAQTLENTTTQIIEQQMKGIDNLRYFSSTSDSAGNLAITLTFEQGTDPDIAQVQVQNKLAQATPLLPQEVQQQGIRVTKAVKNFLLVVALYSEDGSHDQVDIGDYVASRIQDPLSRIKGVGDTQVLGAQYAMRIWRDPFKMTTYNLAISDVKAAILAQNAQVSAGQVGSLPSVTGQALNATITAQSRLRTPEQFRNILLRTNPDGSTVHLSDVARVELGSENYSFQARFNGKQAAGFAIKLAPGANALDTVAAVKARIAELSREFPPDIKVAYPLDTSPFVELSIEQVVHTLVEAVVLVFLVMFLFLQNWRATLIPTIAVPVVLLGSFAVLQIAGFSINTLTLFGMVLAIGLLVDDAIVVVENVERLIHDERLSPKEAARKSMDEISGALIGIGLVLSAVFLPMAFFGGSTGVIYRQFSITIVSSMILSVLVALILTPALCATILKPASAHDQEKTGFFGWFNRTFDRGLDRYDKGVDKVQRRWGRSLLVYALIIIGMSVIFARLPSGFLPGEDQGVIFTEIKLPTGSTMEETARTMERVRHHYLDDEKDNVASIFTVSGYGFVGQGQNVGIAFARMKDWSERKGVENAVPAIVERANKAFAKIRSAQIVAKFPPAALELGNANGFDLELKDVGNVGHDRLIAARDQLLKAAAADKTLRYVHPNGLDDTPQLKLNVDQPRAGALGLAQADINDTISTAFGGAYINDFIDRGRVKRVYIQADAPFRTSPAAIGNLYVRGVSGSMAPFSAFADTGWQFGPARLERYNGESAVEIMGSPAPGYSSGAAMARMEELASKLPAGIGYEWTGLSYEERLSGGQAPALYALSLLIVFLCLAALYESWSVPIAVILVVPLGVLGTVTAAALAGLNNDIYLQVGLITTVGVAAKNAILIVEFAEEKMAQGLGAAQAAMEAARLRLRPILMTSFAFIFGVLPLALSRGAGAGGQNAIGWAVVGGMLSATILAIFFVPMFFIVVKKLFRQDRPRAPDPEAARAPLGDPQAREI, from the coding sequence ATGGCACGCTATTTCATCGATCGGCCGATCTTCGCATGGGTGATCGCGATCGTCCTCATGCTGGCCGGCATCCTTGCGATCCGAACCCTCCCTATCGCCCAGTTCCCGGCGATCGCGCCTCCTGCGGTTGCGATCAACGTCATCTACCCGGGCGCCGACGCCCAGACGCTCGAGAATACGACCACGCAGATCATCGAACAGCAGATGAAGGGCATCGACAATCTGCGCTATTTCTCGTCGACCAGCGATTCGGCCGGCAATCTCGCGATCACGCTGACCTTCGAGCAGGGCACTGATCCCGACATCGCCCAGGTACAGGTCCAGAACAAGCTGGCCCAGGCAACGCCGCTCCTGCCGCAGGAGGTGCAGCAGCAGGGCATTCGCGTCACCAAGGCCGTCAAGAACTTCCTCCTCGTTGTCGCGCTCTATTCCGAGGATGGGAGCCACGATCAGGTCGATATCGGCGACTATGTCGCTTCCCGGATCCAGGATCCGTTGAGCCGCATCAAGGGCGTCGGCGACACGCAGGTGCTGGGCGCGCAATATGCGATGCGCATCTGGCGCGATCCCTTCAAGATGACCACCTATAACCTGGCGATCAGCGACGTGAAGGCCGCGATCCTGGCGCAGAATGCGCAGGTGTCTGCCGGCCAGGTCGGCAGCCTGCCAAGCGTCACTGGGCAGGCGCTCAACGCGACGATCACCGCGCAATCCCGCCTGCGGACCCCGGAGCAGTTCCGCAACATCCTCCTGCGCACCAATCCGGATGGTTCGACGGTTCATCTCTCCGATGTCGCGCGCGTCGAGCTGGGGTCAGAGAATTACAGCTTCCAGGCGCGCTTTAATGGCAAGCAGGCGGCAGGCTTTGCAATCAAGCTGGCGCCGGGGGCCAACGCACTGGATACAGTGGCGGCGGTCAAGGCGCGGATAGCGGAACTGTCCAGAGAGTTTCCGCCCGACATCAAAGTGGCCTATCCGCTCGACACGTCTCCCTTCGTCGAGCTGTCGATAGAGCAGGTCGTCCACACGCTTGTCGAAGCAGTCGTGCTGGTGTTTCTCGTCATGTTCCTGTTCCTCCAGAACTGGCGCGCCACGCTTATCCCGACAATCGCGGTGCCGGTCGTGCTGCTGGGATCGTTCGCGGTTCTCCAGATAGCCGGATTCTCGATCAACACCCTGACCCTGTTCGGCATGGTGCTCGCCATCGGACTGCTCGTCGACGACGCCATCGTCGTGGTCGAGAATGTCGAACGCCTGATCCATGACGAGCGCCTTTCGCCCAAGGAGGCTGCGCGCAAGTCGATGGACGAGATCAGCGGCGCGCTGATCGGCATCGGCCTGGTCCTGTCGGCGGTGTTCCTGCCGATGGCTTTCTTCGGCGGTTCGACCGGGGTGATCTACCGTCAGTTCTCGATCACCATCGTCTCATCGATGATTCTCTCGGTGCTGGTCGCGCTCATCCTCACCCCGGCGCTGTGCGCGACGATCCTTAAGCCCGCGAGCGCCCACGATCAGGAGAAAACCGGCTTCTTCGGCTGGTTCAACCGGACCTTCGATCGCGGCCTGGACCGCTACGACAAGGGCGTGGACAAAGTGCAGCGGCGCTGGGGCCGATCGCTGCTCGTCTATGCGCTCATCATCATCGGGATGTCTGTGATTTTCGCACGCCTGCCGTCCGGCTTCCTCCCGGGCGAGGATCAGGGCGTGATCTTCACGGAGATTAAATTGCCGACGGGTTCAACGATGGAAGAGACCGCCCGCACCATGGAACGGGTACGCCACCATTACCTCGATGATGAAAAGGACAATGTGGCGTCCATCTTCACGGTTTCAGGCTATGGCTTCGTGGGCCAGGGCCAGAATGTCGGCATCGCCTTTGCGCGGATGAAGGACTGGAGCGAACGCAAAGGTGTGGAGAATGCCGTCCCCGCGATCGTGGAAAGAGCGAACAAGGCATTCGCGAAAATCCGCTCCGCCCAGATCGTTGCAAAATTTCCGCCGGCCGCGTTGGAACTGGGCAATGCCAACGGTTTCGATCTCGAACTGAAGGATGTCGGCAACGTCGGGCACGATCGGCTGATCGCGGCGCGCGACCAGCTTTTGAAAGCGGCCGCCGCTGACAAGACGCTGAGATATGTGCATCCCAACGGCCTCGACGATACGCCGCAGCTCAAGCTCAACGTCGATCAGCCCCGCGCCGGTGCGCTTGGGCTGGCCCAAGCCGATATCAACGATACGATCAGCACTGCCTTCGGCGGCGCCTATATCAACGATTTCATCGACCGGGGGCGCGTCAAGCGCGTCTATATCCAGGCCGACGCTCCGTTCAGGACCAGCCCCGCGGCCATCGGCAACCTCTATGTCCGCGGCGTATCGGGCAGCATGGCGCCTTTCTCGGCCTTTGCCGACACTGGATGGCAATTCGGACCGGCGCGACTGGAGCGCTATAATGGGGAATCCGCAGTGGAAATCATGGGGTCGCCCGCACCGGGGTATAGTTCCGGCGCTGCCATGGCGCGGATGGAGGAGCTTGCCAGCAAACTCCCCGCCGGCATCGGCTACGAATGGACCGGCCTGTCTTATGAGGAACGGCTCTCTGGCGGCCAGGCGCCGGCGCTTTACGCGCTGTCGCTGCTGATCGTCTTCCTCTGCCTCGCCGCTCTTTACGAGAGCTGGTCGGTGCCGATCGCCGTCATCCTCGTGGTGCCGCTCGGCGTCTTGGGCACGGTGACGGCGGCAGCCCTCGCGGGGCTCAATAACGATATCTATCTGCAGGTGGGCCTAATTACCACGGTAGGCGTCGCCGCGAAGAACGCGATTCTGATCGTGGAGTTTGCCGAGGAGAAGATGGCCCAGGGCCTCGGCGCCGCCCAGGCCGCGATGGAGGCCGCGAGACTGCGGCTGCGCCCGATCCTGATGACCTCGTTCGCCTTCATCTTCGGCGTCCTGCCACTGGCCCTATCCCGGGGCGCGGGCGCGGGAGGGCAAAATGCGATCGGCTGGGCGGTGGTCGGTGGCATGCTCTCGGCGACCATCCTCGCGATCTTCTTCGTGCCCATGTTCTTCATCGTCGTGAAGAAGCTGTTCCGCCAGGATCGCCCCCGCGCACCCGATCCGGAAGCCGCCAGGGCGCCGCTTGGCGACCCGCAAGCGCGGGAGATTTGA
- a CDS encoding RNA polymerase sigma factor → MNAFKHRRTGFRPLAQQSERIDGLFDDNFGAGLIEQAASLSAYARRLTGSGGADADDLLQETMLRCWVARRSFVPDTNLGAWMRTVMRNSFLSGRRRAPFHADLPEDAFDRLLGVAGGQGAAVDLRDVNWALGELIPDQRAAILLAAEGLSIEEAAASLAIPAGTFKSRLWRGRLRLKRLIEHRDTPLLDRRVVEKHSKPRPRRNWKGVVIG, encoded by the coding sequence GTGAACGCATTCAAACACCGTCGAACGGGCTTCCGCCCGCTCGCCCAACAGTCGGAGCGCATCGACGGCTTGTTCGATGACAACTTTGGGGCTGGGCTGATCGAGCAGGCTGCGTCGCTCAGTGCCTATGCCCGCCGCCTTACCGGCAGCGGCGGTGCTGACGCCGACGATCTGTTGCAAGAGACCATGCTCCGGTGCTGGGTGGCCCGCCGTTCGTTCGTGCCCGACACGAATCTGGGAGCGTGGATGCGGACCGTGATGCGGAACAGCTTTCTTTCGGGGCGTCGCCGCGCCCCCTTCCATGCCGACCTTCCCGAAGATGCGTTTGACCGGCTGCTAGGCGTCGCCGGGGGGCAAGGCGCCGCGGTGGATTTGCGCGACGTGAATTGGGCGCTTGGCGAGCTGATCCCCGACCAGCGGGCGGCGATCCTGTTAGCCGCCGAAGGGCTATCTATCGAGGAAGCGGCGGCCAGCTTGGCCATTCCGGCGGGCACCTTCAAAAGCCGCCTGTGGCGCGGCCGGCTTCGATTAAAGCGATTAATAGAGCACAGGGACACCCCATTGTTGGATCGGCGCGTGGTGGAGAAGCATTCGAAGCCCCGTCCTCGGCGGAACTGGAAAGGCGTGGTGATCGGCTAG